The sequence below is a genomic window from Salinispira pacifica.
TCTTCAGCGGCTGAGATGTGGGAAATGGTATATTCGGTATCGGTACGTGTGTTCAGCAACGTCATGGCTGCACCTCCGCATATATGTTAACCGGCATTATCTTAAGTCCAAGTTTATCCGCGCTAACACAATCTGTCAACAGAAAGATCCTGAAAGATTTAAATTCAATAAAAAATTATCTAATTATGAGGTTCGGGGGACAGGACCATGTTTCAGGGCTTTAAATACCGCGCCGCAGTGGATATCTTTTACGTCAGATGGAAACACACGGAAACAGGAACACACATTCAGACTCCCCCGGACATTCCTCCCAAAAGTTGTCTCGACTGGCGGGCCGTATTCAGCAGACCATGGATCTCAGGGGACGCTGGAAGATTCACCGGGATGACATCATGGATGCCCTGGAAATGGAGCTTGAAGATTTTTACACCCGGATTGAACGAAGCCGTTCTCCGCTGGTGAATTTCGCAACCCATGAGTACGGACACGAAAACATCGGCAGCCTGATCACGTTGCTGGAAGATATCGGGTATACCGAAGCTCCCAGGGTATTCTGGGAGGCCGGTCTTTTTATTCCCTACGATATTCAGATTGAGCTTCAGGAAACGGTAATCGAACTGGTTTCCCGGGAGAAGAGTCTGCACAGCATCGACTTTTTGAGCTTTGAGTCCATGTTCAACACCTTCGGCAATTTTCCCGGGGCCCTGGACGTGTACCTTGATCAGTTCTTTCCCTGGGAGCATCTGCGGGATGAGGCTGCGGAACTGGTGATCGAATCACATCCGGAAACCACCGGAGAACTGCTTCGTCCCTCCATGGTGGGGCTGGCGGAAAAGCTGTTTCGGAAAGGATATGTACCCTACCGGGATCTGTTCGCAGATATCTTTCTGGAGCTGCGGCATTATCTGATACTTCATGGTCTCATGGAAGATCCATGGGAGAGGGAGAGCCATTCCCGCCGTAGCGGGGAAGGGGGGCGAAGCCGCACCCCCGGGGACGAAGCCTCCGACCGCAGGAATGAAAAACGAAGGGCCCGTTCCCTGTTCGGTCTCAGCGAACCGGAGGCCGCAGATCCCGTTCGGGTGAAACGCAGATACAAGGAACTGATGAAAACCTACCACCCGGATATCAACCCCATGGGGCTGGAAAAATCCAAGGAGATCAACACCGCGTACCTGCTTCTCATCGGGTGAACCTGCCCCGCCGGTATGCGCTGCTGCGACGAATCATCAGCGCCTGATCTTCTCAGCCTTATCTTCAGCAGCGGAGGAACGGCCCCGGTAGACGCGGTAGAGCATCCAGGCGGGAATGAGCAGCACTGCCTGAAGCAGAAGATATGCATTGATGATCCCCAGCAGATCTCCCAGCCATCCCAGAAGCAGACTCGCCAGAGCGAACACGGCGCTTCCGGCCAGAGATACAATTGATCCCATGGTTGCCCGCTGCCGGGGGCTGAATTCATCCTGCTGCAGGCTGTTTTCCCCTACGGTCTGAACTCCGAACATCAGACTGGTAGATGCAATAAGCAGGGGCGAAACCGGCCCGGCCAGAAGCAGGGCAGCAGCATGCAGCCCCCGACCGGCAAGACGGGTGAAAATCACCGATTTCAGCCGGCCGAAGCGCCGGGTGATCCTGCCGCTGTAGTGGAAACTCACTGCTGCCCCGAGATTCGCCAGGGTTTTGGCAATACCGATGGCCCAGACCGGCCAAAGCGTTGCAAAAAATGCCGCCTGAAACTGATATCCGGCTTCACCGAAGGAATGTCCGATTACCGAAGCGCTGCTGATTTTTCTGAGCACGGGATTGCGGCGGAATTCCCGGAAGGCCGCACGGAGCTGAAGCAGCGGGTCTTTTCTCCGTGTGTCAACCGCCGTATCTTCAAAAAAGAAGGCAATAATGAAGCATCCCAGCTGGGGAATGACCGAGAGCCACATCACCAGAGAGTAGGAAACAGAGGCCAGGATCCCTCCGGCCACTGCGGATATTGCAAGGGCCAGCTGAAACATGCTTGAGACCCGTCCCAGATAATGGGCGTATTCCTTCTGTTCACCCCGGGACTTGAGGAAATCGTAGAGAAATGCATCGTTGTTGCCGCTGTAGATAGAGGCCGAAAGGCCGAAAAATGCCGCGCCGACGAGTAAGCTCGCATACCCGTTGTCCAGGGCAAAGAACAGACTCCCGGTGAGGGCAGAGGCTGCTCCGGAAATGATGCCAGCCTTTCTCCCAAAGTGATCGGAAATCAGTCCGGTGGGAATTTCAAAAAGGGCTGAACTGAGAGTCATAACGGAAAAAACCGCCATTCCGCCCAGGTACGAACCGCTTTCCCGGGAAAATATCAGCACC
It includes:
- a CDS encoding J domain-containing protein gives rise to the protein METHGNRNTHSDSPGHSSQKLSRLAGRIQQTMDLRGRWKIHRDDIMDALEMELEDFYTRIERSRSPLVNFATHEYGHENIGSLITLLEDIGYTEAPRVFWEAGLFIPYDIQIELQETVIELVSREKSLHSIDFLSFESMFNTFGNFPGALDVYLDQFFPWEHLRDEAAELVIESHPETTGELLRPSMVGLAEKLFRKGYVPYRDLFADIFLELRHYLILHGLMEDPWERESHSRRSGEGGRSRTPGDEASDRRNEKRRARSLFGLSEPEAADPVRVKRRYKELMKTYHPDINPMGLEKSKEINTAYLLLIG
- a CDS encoding MFS transporter, encoding MHRNIRLLYIFNFLTDFKLWAAVAVLIFSRESGSYLGGMAVFSVMTLSSALFEIPTGLISDHFGRKAGIISGAASALTGSLFFALDNGYASLLVGAAFFGLSASIYSGNNDAFLYDFLKSRGEQKEYAHYLGRVSSMFQLALAISAVAGGILASVSYSLVMWLSVIPQLGCFIIAFFFEDTAVDTRRKDPLLQLRAAFREFRRNPVLRKISSASVIGHSFGEAGYQFQAAFFATLWPVWAIGIAKTLANLGAAVSFHYSGRITRRFGRLKSVIFTRLAGRGLHAAALLLAGPVSPLLIASTSLMFGVQTVGENSLQQDEFSPRQRATMGSIVSLAGSAVFALASLLLGWLGDLLGIINAYLLLQAVLLIPAWMLYRVYRGRSSAAEDKAEKIRR